In one Marinitoga hydrogenitolerans DSM 16785 genomic region, the following are encoded:
- a CDS encoding (2Fe-2S) ferredoxin domain-containing protein, which yields MVEIFICMGSACYLKGSEDIVKIFKEEISKNSLDAEIRLKGSFCLGPCNQGVVVKVKDHYFKLLNPQNAKKIFESQILPYIKEIEGDLNA from the coding sequence ATGGTAGAAATATTTATATGTATGGGGAGTGCTTGTTATTTAAAAGGTTCAGAAGACATTGTTAAAATATTTAAAGAAGAAATCTCAAAAAATTCATTAGATGCAGAAATAAGGTTAAAGGGGTCCTTTTGTTTAGGGCCCTGTAATCAAGGCGTTGTTGTTAAAGTAAAGGATCATTATTTCAAACTCCTTAATCCACAAAATGCTAAAAAAATATTTGAAAGTCAGATCCTACCGTATATAAAGGAAATAGAAGGTGATTTAAATGCCTAA
- a CDS encoding PAS domain-containing protein, with protein MPKNIWETLWDYDPNGLVVVDKELKIKVINPAFLKMFYLENEDIIGRFIFEFFDDVSDFEDIIKDNKKVIKHMKEYPSYNLITSEIAFAIDGNDEEMLIAKIFHDISEYEKKDKELRELKFKIIDEVQKIVDKQMKTGQEIASILGETTAETKASLMKLLSIIKKEN; from the coding sequence ATGCCTAAAAACATTTGGGAGACTCTATGGGATTATGATCCAAATGGATTAGTTGTAGTAGATAAAGAACTCAAAATAAAAGTAATAAATCCAGCTTTTTTAAAAATGTTTTATTTAGAGAATGAAGATATTATAGGAAGATTTATTTTTGAATTTTTTGATGATGTTAGTGATTTTGAAGATATAATAAAAGATAATAAAAAAGTAATAAAACACATGAAAGAATATCCAAGTTATAATTTGATAACTTCTGAGATTGCATTTGCCATAGATGGTAATGATGAAGAAATGCTTATTGCTAAGATATTTCATGATATTTCTGAATACGAAAAGAAAGATAAAGAATTAAGAGAATTAAAATTTAAAATCATTGATGAAGTGCAAAAGATAGTTGACAAGCAGATGAAAACAGGTCAAGAAATTGCTTCGATTTTGGGTGAAACGACAGCAGAAACAAAAGCGAGTTTAATGAAATTGTTGTCAATAATAAAAAAAGAAAATTAG
- a CDS encoding SpoIIE family protein phosphatase: MASAVVYKRSLNKYGEQVCGDNFQMTQREDSKIIVLSDGLGSGIKASILSILTTEIISTMLQKGVNISEVVKTVASTLPVCKVRGIAYSTFTIVQIYKNGTIKLVNYDNPESVIIKKGEIFRPSYTEENISGKKIKVSTFNLEAEDFIFIMSDGVVHAGLGNLMDFGWGIENIAAYLKRMHRRSRSVKYMVDSLIEVTNSYYGFKPGDDATLVGIKMTEKSGVIIFTGPPLDPKTDKYYVERFLKFDGKKVICGGTTGNIVSRISDKKVNINLDTPTHGGLPPYGEMEGVDLVTEGVLTLKRLNELLESCKNNMFEIDIDEEEANAAEKLFLILRACDEIKFLVGRKVNVFYHNPALPFDMSIRSNLIRDIAKNLEKLGKKVEIEYC; this comes from the coding sequence ATGGCATCAGCTGTCGTATATAAAAGAAGTTTAAATAAATATGGAGAACAAGTTTGTGGGGATAATTTTCAAATGACTCAAAGAGAGGACTCAAAAATAATAGTTCTTTCAGATGGACTTGGAAGTGGGATAAAAGCAAGCATATTATCTATTCTTACAACAGAAATTATAAGTACAATGTTGCAAAAAGGTGTGAATATTTCTGAAGTGGTAAAAACAGTAGCCAGTACTCTACCAGTTTGTAAGGTAAGAGGAATTGCATATTCGACCTTTACAATTGTTCAAATTTATAAGAATGGAACTATAAAACTTGTTAATTATGATAATCCTGAATCAGTTATTATAAAAAAAGGAGAAATTTTTCGACCTTCATATACTGAAGAAAATATTAGTGGAAAAAAAATAAAAGTATCCACATTTAATCTTGAAGCAGAAGACTTTATATTTATTATGAGTGATGGTGTGGTTCATGCGGGTTTAGGTAATTTGATGGATTTTGGTTGGGGTATAGAAAATATAGCAGCTTATTTAAAACGTATGCATAGAAGATCAAGAAGTGTAAAATATATGGTTGATAGTTTAATTGAGGTTACTAATAGTTACTATGGATTTAAACCCGGTGATGATGCCACATTAGTTGGAATAAAAATGACAGAAAAATCAGGAGTTATAATATTTACCGGACCACCACTTGATCCTAAAACTGATAAATATTATGTAGAGAGATTCTTAAAATTTGATGGGAAGAAGGTTATTTGTGGTGGAACTACAGGGAATATTGTGTCGAGAATTAGCGATAAAAAAGTGAATATTAACCTTGACACGCCTACTCATGGTGGATTACCACCATATGGGGAAATGGAAGGTGTAGATTTAGTAACAGAAGGTGTTTTAACCTTAAAAAGACTTAATGAATTGTTGGAAAGTTGTAAAAATAACATGTTTGAAATTGATATAGATGAAGAAGAGGCAAATGCAGCAGAAAAATTATTTTTAATTCTTAGGGCTTGTGATGAAATTAAATTTTTAGTTGGAAGAAAAGTTAACGTTTTTTACCATAATCCAGCATTGCCTTTTGATATGTCGATAAGATCTAATTTAATAAGAGATATTGCAAAAAATTTAGAAAAATTAGGTAAGAAAGTTGAAATTGAATATTGTTGA
- a CDS encoding (2Fe-2S) ferredoxin domain-containing protein, which produces MKIEICVGTTCHLMGSSMLLEIINDLPEDVKNSINVKYSGCFDLCYGDMKPPIVKIDEKFYDNMAPEKFKEVVLNLLKENGDE; this is translated from the coding sequence ATGAAAATAGAAATATGTGTAGGAACAACATGTCATCTTATGGGGTCATCAATGTTACTTGAGATTATAAATGATTTACCTGAAGATGTAAAAAATTCAATAAATGTTAAATATAGTGGATGTTTTGATCTATGTTACGGAGATATGAAGCCGCCTATTGTTAAGATTGATGAAAAGTTTTATGATAATATGGCTCCAGAAAAATTCAAAGAAGTCGTATTAAATTTATTAAAGGAAAATGGGGATGAGTAA
- a CDS encoding monomeric [FeFe] hydrogenase, which translates to MRNFVFNEIMKTRRQTLIKLAEYFEEGNFEDIVKIPKELFPLNETINNMSVYRDREILKQKIKILLGMDYEKSKDMELYEVAKEIDKILSDNNPYDPEEKYMQIIKEACDICPSGKYYVTDLCRNCVAHSCSSVCPKNAITFENNKAKINYDLCVNCGMCASACSYYAIVKLERPCERSCAVNAINEDERSAADIDYGKCVNCGACYVACPFGAVETPSDLLKVLKSLKEKKKVIAIFAPSLIAQFGPRVQIGQIKTALKKVGFETSYEVSLGADEVAREEAELLEKAEDLITTSCCPAFVEYIKKHQKDFVEKISPAPSPMISLAKKIKKENDDAVVVFIGPCIAKKKEAKEYKFVDYVITFEELGALFITKKIEPSKLENSEVSDTPYGWIFATSGGVSEAVKHYCTKELKIIKMDGLKDAKKVFSEIKKEKYDLIEGMGCEGGCIGGPGIMVNPRIAKSNLKRFTKINVD; encoded by the coding sequence ATGAGAAATTTCGTTTTTAACGAAATAATGAAAACACGAAGACAAACATTAATAAAATTAGCTGAATATTTTGAGGAGGGAAATTTTGAAGATATTGTAAAAATTCCAAAGGAACTTTTCCCACTAAATGAAACAATAAATAATATGTCTGTATATAGAGATCGCGAAATTTTAAAACAAAAAATTAAAATTCTACTGGGAATGGATTATGAAAAATCAAAAGATATGGAATTATATGAAGTAGCAAAAGAAATTGACAAAATATTATCAGATAATAATCCATATGATCCAGAGGAAAAATATATGCAGATAATCAAAGAAGCATGTGACATATGTCCTTCTGGAAAATATTATGTGACAGATTTGTGCAGGAATTGTGTAGCCCACTCTTGTTCAAGTGTATGCCCTAAGAATGCGATAACTTTTGAAAACAATAAAGCAAAAATAAATTATGATTTATGTGTTAATTGTGGGATGTGCGCAAGTGCTTGTAGTTATTATGCAATAGTAAAACTCGAAAGACCTTGTGAAAGATCTTGTGCAGTTAATGCTATAAATGAAGACGAAAGAAGTGCTGCAGATATAGACTATGGGAAATGTGTTAATTGTGGCGCCTGCTATGTAGCCTGTCCTTTTGGGGCAGTAGAAACACCGTCAGATTTATTAAAAGTATTAAAATCTCTAAAAGAAAAGAAAAAAGTTATAGCCATTTTTGCACCATCTTTAATTGCTCAATTTGGTCCAAGAGTTCAGATTGGACAAATAAAGACGGCTTTGAAAAAAGTTGGATTTGAAACTTCATATGAAGTCTCATTGGGGGCTGATGAAGTAGCTAGAGAAGAAGCAGAGTTGTTGGAAAAAGCGGAAGATTTAATTACAACATCTTGCTGCCCTGCATTTGTAGAATATATAAAGAAACATCAGAAAGATTTTGTAGAAAAAATATCGCCAGCACCATCCCCTATGATTTCTTTAGCAAAAAAAATAAAAAAAGAAAATGATGATGCTGTTGTAGTTTTTATAGGGCCATGTATAGCTAAAAAGAAAGAAGCAAAAGAATATAAATTTGTTGATTATGTAATAACCTTCGAAGAATTAGGAGCATTATTTATAACAAAGAAAATAGAACCGTCGAAATTGGAAAATAGTGAAGTTAGCGACACACCATATGGTTGGATATTTGCTACAAGTGGAGGAGTATCGGAAGCTGTAAAGCATTATTGTACCAAAGAATTAAAAATAATAAAAATGGATGGATTAAAAGATGCAAAAAAAGTATTTTCTGAAATAAAAAAAGAAAAATATGATTTAATAGAAGGTATGGGTTGTGAAGGAGGGTGTATTGGAGGACCAGGTATAATGGTAAACCCAAGAATAGCAAAAAGTAATTTAAAAAGGTTTACAAAAATTAATGTGGACTAA
- a CDS encoding alpha-amylase family glycosyl hydrolase, giving the protein MEAKIGYQIFPDRFYSYYHRGNTDWNTPITNDFNSGKRLYGGDLKGIEEKVSYLKELNIDFLYLTPIFESNSNHRYDAKTYFKIDPVLGDEIDLKNLIDTLHNNNIELCLDIALNHMSNESDWFKNALKNKKEKDFFRQENGNFTYWRDHKSLVELNLENKELQNLLWQDENSAMKKWTKLGVDHWRLDCAYDLGFDILKDIVIHLKSLGNHEIIGEVWAYPKDWIQIMDGIMNYYYTVIIKNMLNGTLKPITASQILKKVIFDSGMKLLKSWNMLSSHDSPRIKNVFGKKWKLAVVMQFTLPGSPLIYYGEEIGMEGDHDPFCRGVMEWEKVDKDNETLNFYKKLINLFKNSEALKKGKYYEVIANDDNILAYYRKYKSIKDGNLIVINPSNEDKEIQLYFEESLLLDAMHLSDHFSDNELYIEMGSIKGKIPANSFGIFYMKPKEYETYSAYKRL; this is encoded by the coding sequence ATGGAAGCAAAAATTGGTTATCAAATCTTCCCTGATAGGTTTTATTCTTATTATCATAGAGGCAATACAGATTGGAATACTCCCATCACAAATGATTTCAATTCTGGAAAAAGATTATATGGTGGTGATTTAAAAGGCATTGAGGAGAAAGTCTCTTATTTAAAAGAGCTAAACATAGATTTTTTATACTTAACTCCCATTTTCGAATCCAATAGCAATCATAGATATGATGCTAAAACATATTTTAAAATAGATCCTGTGCTTGGAGATGAAATAGATTTAAAAAATTTAATTGATACTCTTCATAATAACAACATTGAATTATGTCTTGATATCGCTTTAAATCATATGAGTAATGAAAGTGATTGGTTTAAGAACGCTTTAAAAAATAAAAAAGAAAAAGATTTTTTCAGACAAGAAAATGGCAATTTTACATATTGGAGAGACCATAAATCTTTAGTTGAATTGAATTTAGAAAATAAAGAATTACAAAATTTATTATGGCAGGATGAAAATTCAGCTATGAAAAAATGGACTAAACTTGGTGTTGATCACTGGAGATTAGATTGCGCATATGACCTTGGTTTTGATATTTTAAAAGATATTGTTATCCATTTAAAATCTTTAGGAAATCATGAGATTATTGGCGAAGTGTGGGCATATCCAAAAGATTGGATTCAAATAATGGATGGAATAATGAATTATTATTATACTGTAATAATAAAAAATATGTTAAATGGGACACTCAAACCAATTACAGCTTCACAAATTCTAAAAAAGGTGATTTTTGATAGTGGTATGAAACTTTTAAAATCATGGAATATGCTTTCATCACATGATTCACCTCGAATTAAAAATGTATTTGGAAAAAAATGGAAATTAGCAGTTGTAATGCAATTTACTTTACCTGGGAGTCCATTAATTTATTACGGTGAAGAAATAGGAATGGAAGGGGATCATGATCCTTTTTGCAGGGGCGTTATGGAATGGGAAAAAGTTGATAAAGACAATGAAACATTAAATTTCTATAAAAAGCTTATCAACTTATTTAAAAATTCAGAAGCATTAAAAAAAGGAAAATATTATGAAGTGATAGCTAATGATGATAATATACTTGCATACTATAGAAAATATAAAAGTATAAAAGATGGAAATTTGATTGTTATAAATCCATCCAATGAGGATAAAGAAATACAGCTATATTTCGAAGAATCTTTATTATTAGATGCTATGCATTTAAGTGATCACTTTAGCGATAATGAATTATATATTGAAATGGGAAGCATTAAAGGGAAAATACCTGCAAATTCTTTTGGAATTTTTTATATGAAGCCTAAAGAATATGAGACCTATTCTGCTTATAAAAGATTGTAA
- a CDS encoding xanthine dehydrogenase family protein molybdopterin-binding subunit, with protein MKIVGKIAKRIEGKEKGYGESKYTADLYLDRMLYAGVVYSNIPHGILKSIDVSEAEKIPGIVKVATYKDVPGTNKFGVVTKDMWFLIPVGEKIRFEHDAIAVIAGESKEAVEEAVSKVKFEVEELRPVLTIEEAIKDEIKVNDENTNVAFHKKIRRGDVDKVFKEADLIIERDFKTDYQEQAYLEPQGAIADYDGEVMKIYASMQCPFYVQEDVSEILDMPFNKIDVIQMETGGGFGGKEDVPSYIASKAALLSYLTKRPVKLIYEREHDIKETSKRHPSKSHYKAAFKKDGTLIGLKSETYLDMGAYSTLSPIVMYRTLTHSAGAYKVSNVYVDVYGVYTNKVPCGAFRGFGSPQVLFAIESIMDEAAEKLGLDPYDIRLKNALDLGDETATGHKLEFSVGAKKTLEHVKNMSKYDDLKKEIEDFNKKNKFKKRGLGWSHIIYGVSLGAGGQHLDAANSEVHVFPDGTINIMFGGTEIGQGAKTAVSMIVSEVLGQKLEKIHVLQTDTFIVQDSGPTVASRTTVFSGNAAKDAAEKIKKNIIDFLCKKFDVSPDEIKIELGVYKIKDNTFTFGEIAKMCNDANVQLNESGWFKSPKLKFDMENGVGEAYVTYTYSTQLSLVEVDILTGKIDVKKMWISHDIGKAINYDGVIGQIQGGAVQGMGHAIMEEIKQKDGKIISDNFNNYIIPTIKDIPEIIPDVVEEEFPYGPFGAKGIGEPSLMSAPPSIANAVSNAIKRRIIKIPISIEDII; from the coding sequence ATGAAGATAGTAGGGAAAATAGCTAAAAGAATAGAAGGAAAAGAAAAAGGTTATGGTGAATCAAAGTATACAGCTGATTTATATTTAGATAGAATGTTATATGCAGGAGTAGTTTATTCAAATATTCCACATGGTATATTAAAAAGCATAGATGTATCAGAAGCAGAAAAAATTCCCGGCATTGTGAAAGTTGCAACATATAAAGATGTTCCTGGTACTAATAAATTTGGTGTTGTAACAAAAGATATGTGGTTTTTAATTCCTGTAGGAGAAAAAATTAGATTTGAGCACGATGCTATTGCTGTAATAGCAGGAGAATCAAAAGAAGCAGTTGAAGAAGCTGTTTCGAAAGTTAAATTTGAGGTTGAGGAATTACGACCTGTTTTAACAATTGAAGAAGCAATAAAAGATGAAATAAAAGTAAATGATGAAAATACTAATGTTGCATTTCATAAGAAAATTAGAAGAGGAGATGTAGATAAAGTATTTAAAGAAGCAGATTTGATAATAGAAAGAGATTTCAAGACAGATTATCAAGAACAGGCATATCTTGAACCTCAGGGCGCTATAGCAGATTATGATGGTGAAGTGATGAAAATATATGCATCCATGCAATGTCCTTTTTATGTTCAAGAAGATGTTTCTGAAATATTAGATATGCCATTTAATAAAATAGATGTTATTCAAATGGAAACAGGGGGAGGATTTGGTGGTAAAGAAGATGTCCCGTCGTATATAGCTTCAAAAGCTGCTCTTTTATCTTATTTGACAAAAAGACCTGTTAAACTAATTTATGAAAGAGAACACGATATAAAGGAAACAAGTAAAAGACATCCATCAAAATCACATTATAAGGCAGCATTTAAAAAAGATGGTACATTAATAGGATTAAAAAGTGAAACATATTTAGATATGGGAGCATATTCAACATTATCACCAATAGTAATGTATAGAACATTGACACATTCCGCAGGAGCATATAAAGTTTCAAATGTTTATGTGGATGTATATGGTGTTTATACTAATAAAGTTCCATGTGGAGCGTTTAGAGGATTTGGATCACCTCAGGTATTATTTGCAATAGAATCAATTATGGATGAAGCTGCAGAAAAATTAGGATTAGATCCTTATGATATTAGGTTAAAAAATGCTTTAGATTTAGGGGATGAAACAGCTACAGGGCATAAATTGGAATTTTCTGTTGGTGCAAAAAAGACACTTGAACATGTAAAGAATATGTCTAAATATGATGATTTGAAAAAAGAAATAGAAGATTTTAATAAAAAAAATAAATTTAAAAAAAGAGGATTAGGATGGTCTCATATTATATATGGCGTAAGTTTAGGTGCAGGTGGTCAGCATCTTGATGCAGCAAATTCAGAAGTGCATGTTTTTCCTGACGGAACAATCAATATTATGTTTGGTGGAACGGAAATAGGGCAAGGTGCGAAAACTGCTGTATCTATGATTGTTTCAGAAGTTTTAGGTCAAAAATTGGAAAAAATTCATGTATTGCAAACAGATACATTTATTGTTCAAGATAGCGGACCAACAGTAGCTTCAAGAACGACAGTATTTAGTGGAAATGCGGCAAAGGATGCTGCTGAAAAAATCAAAAAAAATATAATAGACTTTTTATGTAAAAAATTTGATGTATCTCCAGATGAAATAAAGATAGAATTGGGTGTTTATAAAATAAAAGATAATACATTTACATTTGGTGAAATAGCAAAAATGTGTAATGATGCTAATGTTCAATTAAACGAATCAGGATGGTTTAAATCGCCAAAGCTTAAATTTGATATGGAAAATGGGGTTGGAGAAGCTTATGTTACCTATACATATTCGACACAATTATCGCTTGTTGAAGTTGATATATTAACTGGAAAGATCGATGTGAAAAAAATGTGGATTTCTCATGACATAGGTAAAGCGATAAATTATGATGGAGTTATAGGTCAAATACAAGGTGGAGCAGTTCAAGGTATGGGACACGCAATAATGGAAGAAATAAAGCAAAAAGATGGAAAAATAATTTCAGATAATTTTAATAATTATATAATTCCAACAATAAAAGATATTCCGGAAATTATTCCAGATGTAGTAGAAGAAGAATTTCCGTATGGGCCATTCGGTGCAAAAGGAATAGGGGAACCATCATTAATGAGTGCACCACCTTCAATAGCAAATGCGGTTTCAAATGCAATAAAAAGAAGAATAATAAAAATACCAATATCTATAGAAGATATAATTTAA
- a CDS encoding pyridoxal-phosphate dependent enzyme has protein sequence MKKVPIVGPTYEEMLYPEKIDPEIRKRAIEMKTKDPLHPINLFNISWKDEKNEIRYFVMPKELTGVEANIIVLYAKDFPSGSHKVGATYSVLMEKTITHEVDPSIHKLVWPSTGNYGIGGAFVSSRMNYDSLVLLPEEMSQERFDLIRKYGSDVIPTPGCESNVKEIYDKSKELYEADPEHIRILNQFEAFANYRFHYYVTGNTMIETVRRYHIGNERVAAIVLGVGSAGTIASGDRVKQEFPETKIVAMEPVQCPTISLNGYGGHDIQGIGDKHVTWIHNVMNNDAVVLVDDIDSKKMLQVLTDEEGKKFLKEFVDPEMVDYISDKFGISGVANVIGAIKMAKFYNLKSDDNIFVVATDSINRYHSVMEQMTKTYGKLDRAEAKSRVERIFLYQETSGIFEGDKYNRERWHNLKYYTWIEQQGKTLEELNAQKEQAYWEEHQRKVKEINKLLEQYREEHKEILRKVWLEE, from the coding sequence ATGAAAAAAGTTCCAATTGTAGGTCCAACCTACGAAGAAATGTTATATCCAGAAAAAATCGATCCAGAAATTAGAAAAAGAGCTATAGAAATGAAAACAAAAGATCCACTTCATCCAATTAACTTATTTAATATATCTTGGAAGGATGAAAAAAATGAAATTAGATATTTTGTTATGCCAAAAGAATTAACTGGTGTAGAAGCAAATATAATAGTATTATATGCAAAAGATTTTCCTTCAGGAAGTCATAAGGTAGGAGCAACATATTCAGTTTTAATGGAAAAAACAATAACACATGAAGTAGATCCCTCAATTCATAAATTAGTATGGCCTTCAACGGGAAATTATGGAATAGGTGGAGCATTTGTAAGTTCAAGAATGAATTATGATTCTCTTGTGTTATTGCCAGAAGAAATGAGTCAGGAAAGATTTGATCTTATCAGAAAGTATGGATCAGATGTTATTCCAACACCAGGATGTGAATCAAACGTTAAAGAAATATATGACAAATCAAAGGAATTATATGAAGCAGACCCTGAACATATAAGAATTTTAAATCAATTTGAAGCTTTTGCAAATTATAGATTCCATTATTATGTAACTGGAAACACAATGATAGAAACAGTAAGGAGATATCATATTGGAAATGAAAGAGTTGCAGCTATAGTTTTAGGCGTAGGATCAGCAGGGACAATTGCAAGTGGGGATAGAGTAAAACAAGAGTTCCCAGAAACGAAAATAGTTGCAATGGAACCTGTTCAATGCCCTACAATATCATTAAATGGTTATGGTGGTCATGATATTCAAGGTATAGGAGATAAACATGTAACTTGGATTCATAATGTTATGAATAATGATGCAGTTGTATTAGTTGATGACATAGATAGCAAAAAAATGCTCCAGGTTTTAACAGATGAAGAAGGCAAAAAGTTCCTTAAAGAATTTGTTGATCCAGAAATGGTTGATTATATTTCTGATAAATTTGGCATTTCTGGCGTTGCAAATGTAATTGGTGCAATTAAAATGGCTAAATTCTATAATTTAAAATCAGATGATAATATATTTGTTGTTGCAACAGATAGTATAAATAGATATCATTCTGTAATGGAACAAATGACAAAAACATATGGCAAATTAGATAGAGCAGAAGCAAAATCAAGAGTGGAAAGAATATTCTTATACCAGGAAACTTCTGGAATATTTGAAGGAGATAAATATAACAGAGAAAGATGGCACAATTTAAAATATTATACATGGATAGAACAACAAGGTAAAACATTAGAAGAATTAAACGCACAAAAAGAGCAAGCATATTGGGAAGAACATCAAAGAAAAGTAAAAGAGATAAATAAATTATTAGAACAATACAGAGAAGAACATAAAGAAATATTGAGAAAGGTGTGGTTAGAAGAATGA
- a CDS encoding 8-oxoguanine deaminase, whose amino-acid sequence MRKLFKNISYLATFDDKNSEFENAYIYVEDNVIKDIGIGDTEIEVDEIIDCKNMMIMPGFVNTHHHLYQSLTRNVKGAQNAKLFDWLVFLYERWKFIDKEGFYISSIIANYEMMKTGVTTTTDHLYLYPYGLNEAIDAEIEGAIKTGIRFHPTRGSMSMSKKDGGLPPDSVVQTEEEIIKESIRVIEKYHNPEKYSMLRIALAPCSPFSVTADLMKETVKIAEKYDVLIHTHVAETLDEEEYCLERFGKRPVDYMEELGWLNPRAWFAHLVWLNDSDIEKLAKNDVGMAHCPSSNMRLGSGIAPVTKMKDKIRIGIAVDGSASNDTNNMISEIRNALLLQRVKYGADALTVREALKMGTMGGARVLRMDDYIGSLEIGKAADFIGFDLNRLEFAGGLDDPLGAVLMCDGKQVDLSVINGEIRIKDGKILDEELPKLIEKHNEISKKVINSL is encoded by the coding sequence ATGAGGAAATTATTTAAAAATATTTCCTATCTTGCAACATTTGATGATAAAAATAGCGAATTTGAAAATGCATATATATATGTAGAAGACAATGTAATAAAAGATATTGGGATTGGAGATACTGAAATTGAAGTAGATGAAATAATTGATTGTAAAAATATGATGATAATGCCAGGATTTGTAAACACCCATCATCACTTATATCAGTCTCTAACAAGAAATGTAAAAGGAGCACAAAATGCAAAGCTATTTGATTGGTTAGTATTTTTGTATGAAAGATGGAAATTTATAGATAAAGAAGGGTTTTATATTAGTTCTATAATAGCAAATTATGAAATGATGAAAACAGGAGTTACAACAACAACTGATCATCTTTATTTATATCCTTATGGACTAAATGAGGCTATAGATGCTGAAATTGAAGGAGCTATAAAAACAGGAATCAGGTTTCACCCAACACGTGGTAGTATGTCTATGAGTAAAAAAGATGGAGGTCTTCCACCTGACAGTGTTGTACAAACTGAAGAAGAAATAATTAAAGAAAGCATTAGAGTAATTGAAAAATACCATAATCCAGAAAAATATTCTATGTTGAGAATAGCATTAGCGCCATGTTCTCCGTTTTCTGTTACAGCAGATCTTATGAAAGAAACAGTAAAAATTGCAGAAAAATATGATGTTTTAATTCATACTCATGTTGCTGAAACTTTAGATGAAGAGGAATATTGCCTTGAAAGATTTGGTAAACGTCCTGTGGATTATATGGAAGAATTAGGTTGGTTGAATCCACGAGCGTGGTTTGCACATCTTGTATGGTTAAATGATTCGGATATAGAAAAATTGGCTAAAAATGATGTTGGGATGGCGCATTGTCCGTCATCAAATATGAGGTTAGGTTCTGGTATTGCACCAGTAACAAAAATGAAAGATAAAATAAGAATAGGTATTGCTGTAGATGGAAGTGCAAGCAACGATACAAATAATATGATATCTGAAATAAGGAATGCTTTATTATTACAAAGAGTAAAATATGGAGCAGATGCGTTAACTGTTAGAGAAGCATTGAAAATGGGAACCATGGGTGGTGCAAGAGTTTTAAGAATGGATGATTATATAGGAAGTTTAGAAATAGGAAAAGCTGCAGATTTCATAGGATTTGATCTTAATAGGCTTGAATTTGCAGGAGGTCTTGATGATCCACTTGGAGCAGTATTAATGTGTGATGGAAAACAGGTTGATTTAAGCGTTATAAATGGAGAAATAAGAATAAAAGATGGAAAAATTTTAGATGAAGAGTTACCAAAATTAATAGAAAAACATAATGAAATATCTAAAAAAGTTATAAATAGTTTATAG